A genome region from Hevea brasiliensis isolate MT/VB/25A 57/8 chromosome 9, ASM3005281v1, whole genome shotgun sequence includes the following:
- the LOC110638923 gene encoding F-box protein At2g27310 isoform X1, which produces MSVAPAEGMASLNSDIFYDILRRLDGPTLASAACACVAFCSISKEEKLWENVCSSMWPSTNRVDVKNLITSIGGFRKFYADCFPLIVNKEVLEYQWNDHPEYPEEWTEAEYYGDIDEFDSISPSDFVSIVDIRYKDKAICSKVLLGIPNANGFNGWFYSCPFRIDLLTYAARDVDSEGEVFLSVSDGLPPILSMEKERKDGKLWRALCDGLRFSWIVVNKKIKQAANLSSWSPLDGQRHWPTDKDFVIRFGSVLSAKDILPCQVVECILIMKFRVIHTGEGVQTTLKLTELSMQLEDMEGAHVNGRNSLLILKKALSCCRSKNYSEVLESCHLYSKVQGELKEEKIRNESRIDRLCIVSGIAAFLTLCYYIL; this is translated from the coding sequence ATGTCAGTTGCACCAGCTGAGGGTATGGCATCATTAAACAGTGATATCTTCTATGACATATTGAGGCGTCTTGATGGCCCAACATTGGCAAGTGCAGCATGTGCATGTGTTGCATTCTGCTCCATCTCAAAAGAGGAAAAGTTATGGGAAAATGTGTGTTCTTCTATGTGGCCTTCAACAAATAGGGTCGATGTCAAAAATCTAATAACATCAATTGGTGGATTCAGAAAGTTTTATGCAGACTGTTTCCCACTTATTGTTAACAAGGAAGTTTTAGAATATCAATGGAATGACCATCCGGAGTACCCTGAAGAATGGACTGAGGCTGAATACTATGGTGATATAGATGAATTCGATAGTATTTCACCATCAGATTTTGTCTCAATTGTTGATATCAGGTACAAAGATAAAGCAATCTGTTCAAAAGTCCTGTTGGGAATTCCTAATGCCAATGGATTCAATGGTTGGTTTTACAGCTGCCCATTTCGAATTGATCTTCTTACGTATGCAGCCAGGGATGTTGACAGTGAAGGTGAAGTTTTCCTCTCAGTTTCAGATGGTCTGCCACCAATTTTATCCatggagaaagaaagaaaggatggAAAACTATGGAGAGCGCTTTGTGATGGACTCCGGTTTAGTTGGATTGTtgtaaacaaaaaaattaagCAAGCTGCTAATCTTTCTAGCTGGAGCCCTCTTGATGGGCAAAGGCATTGGCCAACGGACAAGGATTTTGTAATACGCTTTGGATCTGTTCTTTCTGCAAAAGACATTCTTCCATGTCAGGTAGTAGAATGCATTCTCATAATGAAGTTTAGAGTAATTCACACAGGAGAGGGTGTTCAGACAACTCTCAAGTTAACAGAGCTAAGCATGCAGTTGGAAGACATGGAAGGTGCTCATGTTAACGGAAGGAACAGTTTGCTTATTCTCAAAAAAGCATTAAGCTGCTGTAGGAGCAAAAACTACAGTGAAGTTCTGGAGTCTTGCCATTTGTACTCAAAAGTGCAAGGCGAGTTAAAAGAGGAGAAGATTAGGAATGAAAGCAGGATAGATAGACTTTGTATCGTAAGTGGCATTGCTGCTTTCCTCACATTATGTTACTATATTTTGTGA
- the LOC110638922 gene encoding outer envelope membrane protein 7: MGTKPMKQAIVVFGALAFGWLAIEMAFKPFLDKARAAMDKSDPDRDPDDVKDESAREESPFDAVASDEKPAAI, encoded by the coding sequence ATGGGAACGAAGCCGATGAAACAAGCGATAGTCGTTTTTGGAGCTCTAGCATTCGGATGGCTGGCGATTGAGATGGCTTTCAAGCCCTTTCTGGACAAGGCTCGTGCGGCCATGGACAAGTCCGACCCCGACCGCGATCCAGACGATGTGAAGGATGAGTCTGCTCGCGAAGAATCTCCGTTTGATGCTGTCGCCTCCGacgaaaaaccagcagccatatGA
- the LOC110638921 gene encoding small nuclear ribonucleoprotein SmD1a produces the protein MKLVRFLMKLNNETVSIELKNGTVVHGTITGVDISMNTHLKTVKLTLKGKNPVTLDHLSVRGNNIRYYILPDSLNLETLLVEETPRVKPKKPTAGRPLGRGRGRGRGRGRGRGR, from the exons ATGAAGCTTGTAAG GTTTTTGATGAAGTTGAACAACGAGACTGTGTCAATTGAGCTCAAGAATGGAACCGTTGTTCACGGTACCATTACAG GTGTGGATATTAGTATGAATACTCATCTGAAGACTGTGAAATTAACACTAAAGGGGAAAAATCCAGTAACTTTAGATCATCTCAGTGTGAGGGGAAACAATATTCGATATTATATACTTCCTGACAGCTTGAATCTTGAGACTTTGCTGGTTGAAGAGACACCTAGGGTCAAACCCAAGAAGCCAACTGCTG GGAGGCCTTTGGGCCGTGGTCGGGGTCGTGGACGGGGTCGTGGACGTGGTAGAGGCCGCTAG
- the LOC110638923 gene encoding F-box protein At2g27310 isoform X2 translates to MASLNSDIFYDILRRLDGPTLASAACACVAFCSISKEEKLWENVCSSMWPSTNRVDVKNLITSIGGFRKFYADCFPLIVNKEVLEYQWNDHPEYPEEWTEAEYYGDIDEFDSISPSDFVSIVDIRYKDKAICSKVLLGIPNANGFNGWFYSCPFRIDLLTYAARDVDSEGEVFLSVSDGLPPILSMEKERKDGKLWRALCDGLRFSWIVVNKKIKQAANLSSWSPLDGQRHWPTDKDFVIRFGSVLSAKDILPCQVVECILIMKFRVIHTGEGVQTTLKLTELSMQLEDMEGAHVNGRNSLLILKKALSCCRSKNYSEVLESCHLYSKVQGELKEEKIRNESRIDRLCIVSGIAAFLTLCYYIL, encoded by the coding sequence ATGGCATCATTAAACAGTGATATCTTCTATGACATATTGAGGCGTCTTGATGGCCCAACATTGGCAAGTGCAGCATGTGCATGTGTTGCATTCTGCTCCATCTCAAAAGAGGAAAAGTTATGGGAAAATGTGTGTTCTTCTATGTGGCCTTCAACAAATAGGGTCGATGTCAAAAATCTAATAACATCAATTGGTGGATTCAGAAAGTTTTATGCAGACTGTTTCCCACTTATTGTTAACAAGGAAGTTTTAGAATATCAATGGAATGACCATCCGGAGTACCCTGAAGAATGGACTGAGGCTGAATACTATGGTGATATAGATGAATTCGATAGTATTTCACCATCAGATTTTGTCTCAATTGTTGATATCAGGTACAAAGATAAAGCAATCTGTTCAAAAGTCCTGTTGGGAATTCCTAATGCCAATGGATTCAATGGTTGGTTTTACAGCTGCCCATTTCGAATTGATCTTCTTACGTATGCAGCCAGGGATGTTGACAGTGAAGGTGAAGTTTTCCTCTCAGTTTCAGATGGTCTGCCACCAATTTTATCCatggagaaagaaagaaaggatggAAAACTATGGAGAGCGCTTTGTGATGGACTCCGGTTTAGTTGGATTGTtgtaaacaaaaaaattaagCAAGCTGCTAATCTTTCTAGCTGGAGCCCTCTTGATGGGCAAAGGCATTGGCCAACGGACAAGGATTTTGTAATACGCTTTGGATCTGTTCTTTCTGCAAAAGACATTCTTCCATGTCAGGTAGTAGAATGCATTCTCATAATGAAGTTTAGAGTAATTCACACAGGAGAGGGTGTTCAGACAACTCTCAAGTTAACAGAGCTAAGCATGCAGTTGGAAGACATGGAAGGTGCTCATGTTAACGGAAGGAACAGTTTGCTTATTCTCAAAAAAGCATTAAGCTGCTGTAGGAGCAAAAACTACAGTGAAGTTCTGGAGTCTTGCCATTTGTACTCAAAAGTGCAAGGCGAGTTAAAAGAGGAGAAGATTAGGAATGAAAGCAGGATAGATAGACTTTGTATCGTAAGTGGCATTGCTGCTTTCCTCACATTATGTTACTATATTTTGTGA